From a single Paenibacillus sp. FSL W8-0426 genomic region:
- a CDS encoding ABC transporter permease subunit, which yields MERGLRERPSIGHAWQRLKKNYFLYALLAPALILTLVFKYIPMYGAIIAFKDFSPIKGIMGSDWVGLKHFEKFLASPNFDVIFMNTLKLSFLGLIFSFPVPILLALMLNQVRKAGVKKNIQLFLYAPNFISVVVVVGMLFIFLSPTGPVNQFAIWITGQPIMFMSEPEYFRWIYILSDIWTGAGWSSIIYVAALANVDPELHNAANLDGANLLQRIRHIDLPTIRPIMAIVFILAAGGIMSIGFEKAYLMQTSMNLPSSEIIATYVYKVGLQSGDYAYSAAVGLFNSVINVILLVTVNLIVKKLNEGEGLY from the coding sequence ATGGAAAGGGGCCTGAGGGAAAGGCCGTCCATCGGTCATGCATGGCAGCGGCTCAAAAAGAACTATTTTTTGTATGCATTGCTTGCACCAGCCCTGATCCTGACGTTGGTTTTCAAATACATTCCGATGTATGGAGCCATTATCGCATTCAAAGATTTTAGTCCGATTAAAGGGATTATGGGCAGCGATTGGGTGGGATTGAAGCATTTCGAGAAGTTTCTGGCATCGCCCAATTTTGACGTCATTTTCATGAATACGCTTAAGCTCAGCTTTTTGGGATTGATATTCAGTTTTCCGGTGCCCATTCTGCTGGCGCTCATGCTGAATCAAGTGCGCAAAGCCGGAGTGAAGAAGAACATCCAATTGTTTCTGTATGCGCCCAATTTCATTTCGGTCGTGGTCGTTGTGGGCATGCTGTTCATCTTTTTATCACCGACCGGGCCAGTGAACCAATTCGCCATATGGATTACCGGTCAGCCCATCATGTTTATGTCCGAACCCGAATATTTCCGCTGGATATACATTTTGTCCGATATCTGGACCGGAGCGGGCTGGTCTTCGATCATTTATGTGGCGGCTTTGGCCAACGTCGATCCGGAGCTTCATAATGCAGCCAATCTGGATGGAGCCAATCTCCTTCAGCGTATCCGCCATATCGATCTTCCGACCATTCGTCCGATTATGGCCATCGTGTTTATTCTTGCTGCCGGCGGGATCATGTCCATCGGGTTCGAGAAGGCGTATCTGATGCAGACATCCATGAACCTGCCATCCTCCGAAATTATTGCAACGTATGTTTACAAGGTTGGATTGCAGTCCGGAGATTACGCCTATTCTGCGGCGGTAGGATTGTTTAACTCCGTCATTAATGTGATATTGCTCGTTACCGTAAATCTGATCGTGAAAAAATTGAACGAAGGCGAAGGCCTTTACTAG
- a CDS encoding carbohydrate ABC transporter permease, translating into MAIKPTGLDRLILALNAIFLTCAVLVVVVPLIYIVIASFMDPTVLLNRGLSFNVSDWSLDGYQMILSNPAMIRGFANAVLYSVSFAFVTVTVSIFAGYALSEERLAGRGFFMVLFIITMFFGGGLIPTYLLVRNLGMLDTVWAIIIPGAVNVWNIILSRTFFKGVPRELKEAANVDGASDMKIFFQIVIPLSKPIIFVLALYAFVGQWNSYFDAMIYLDNPNLHPLQLVLRSILIQNQAAPGMISDQLAMAELKRLSEMIKYSAIVISSLPLIIMYPFFQKYFEKGVMVGSLK; encoded by the coding sequence ATGGCAATCAAACCTACGGGACTGGACCGTCTGATTCTTGCGTTAAACGCCATCTTTCTCACCTGCGCCGTACTGGTTGTGGTCGTTCCTCTGATTTACATCGTCATCGCTTCATTCATGGACCCGACCGTGCTTCTTAACCGCGGATTGTCCTTCAATGTATCCGACTGGAGTCTGGACGGATACCAGATGATTCTGTCCAATCCGGCCATGATTCGAGGTTTCGCAAATGCGGTGCTGTACTCCGTTTCGTTTGCCTTCGTGACCGTCACGGTCTCGATCTTTGCAGGTTATGCATTATCCGAGGAAAGGCTGGCCGGACGGGGATTCTTCATGGTTCTGTTTATCATTACGATGTTCTTTGGCGGCGGCTTGATTCCCACCTATCTGCTCGTGCGCAACCTCGGCATGCTGGATACCGTCTGGGCCATCATCATCCCGGGAGCGGTTAACGTCTGGAACATCATTCTCTCCAGAACTTTTTTCAAAGGGGTACCCAGGGAACTCAAAGAAGCCGCGAACGTAGACGGCGCGTCCGACATGAAAATTTTCTTCCAGATTGTCATTCCGTTGTCGAAACCGATCATTTTTGTCCTCGCTTTGTACGCGTTCGTAGGGCAGTGGAATTCTTATTTTGATGCGATGATTTACCTTGATAATCCCAACCTTCACCCGCTGCAGCTCGTCCTGCGCTCCATTCTGATTCAGAACCAGGCTGCACCGGGCATGATCAGTGATCAGCTTGCGATGGCGGAGCTCAAACGGCTCTCCGAGATGATCAAATATTCGGCCATTGTCATTTCAAGTCTGCCGCTGATCATCATGTATCCGTTTTTCCAGAAATATTTCGAAAAAGGTGTCATGGTCGGTTCACTGAAATAG
- a CDS encoding ABC transporter substrate-binding protein: MKKVKTSKKAITAASLSMLSAVFLLSACGGGDGGGAASKAQSPDGKVTLNFITQSSPLAPADPNEKLINKRLEEKTNVHINWKNYTSDVFAEKRNLAVASGDLPDAIFDAGYGDYDLLKLAKDGAIIPLEDLIEQYMPNLQKVLAEAPEYKSMITAPDGHIYSFPWIEELGSGKHRIQAVDNLPWINVEWLNNLGLKMPTTTEELKDVLIAFKTQDPNGNGKADEIPLSFINKPGGEDLTFLFAAFGLGENWDHTVVTNDGKVVFTAADEGYKEAVKYIHELVKEGLVDVEAYQQDWNTYLAKGKDHRYGVYFTWDKANITGMNDTYDVLPPLAGPDGEVNVTRTNGIGLDRGRMVITSSNQNLEATAKWVDQLYDPLQSVQNNWGTYGDETQQNIFEFDEAKGMLKHLPLEGAAPVELRQKTSIAGPLAILDSYYGKYTTKPEDAAWRMELLDRVMVPHMKADNVYPSVFFSIDELDRLSTIETDLFAYVLRMRTEWYQNGKIEQEWDAYLKELDRLGLQEWLQIKQAGYDRNTQ, translated from the coding sequence ATGAAAAAAGTGAAAACATCCAAAAAAGCCATTACAGCGGCATCCCTTTCCATGTTGTCCGCCGTCTTTCTGCTCTCGGCCTGCGGCGGCGGGGACGGAGGAGGAGCAGCGAGCAAAGCCCAATCCCCCGACGGAAAAGTGACATTGAATTTCATCACGCAGAGCTCTCCGCTGGCTCCGGCCGATCCGAACGAGAAGCTGATTAACAAAAGACTTGAGGAAAAGACCAACGTGCATATCAACTGGAAGAACTATACGAGCGACGTGTTTGCGGAAAAAAGAAATTTGGCGGTCGCCAGCGGAGATTTGCCGGATGCCATTTTTGACGCAGGTTACGGGGACTATGACCTCCTGAAGCTGGCCAAGGACGGAGCGATCATTCCGCTCGAAGACTTGATCGAACAATACATGCCTAATCTGCAAAAGGTGCTGGCAGAGGCTCCCGAGTACAAGAGCATGATCACGGCTCCAGACGGGCATATTTATTCGTTCCCTTGGATCGAGGAGCTCGGAAGCGGCAAACATCGGATACAGGCTGTGGATAACTTGCCTTGGATCAATGTCGAATGGTTGAATAATCTGGGGCTGAAGATGCCGACGACCACCGAAGAATTGAAAGACGTGTTAATTGCGTTCAAAACGCAGGACCCGAACGGCAATGGGAAAGCCGACGAGATTCCGTTGTCTTTCATTAACAAGCCGGGCGGCGAAGATCTGACATTCCTCTTTGCCGCATTCGGACTCGGGGAGAACTGGGACCACACCGTGGTGACCAACGATGGAAAGGTGGTCTTTACGGCAGCCGATGAGGGATACAAGGAAGCGGTGAAATATATCCATGAACTGGTCAAGGAAGGTCTTGTGGACGTGGAAGCCTATCAGCAGGATTGGAACACATACCTGGCCAAGGGGAAAGACCACAGGTACGGCGTGTATTTCACTTGGGATAAAGCCAACATTACGGGCATGAACGATACCTATGACGTTTTGCCTCCGCTTGCCGGCCCTGATGGAGAGGTCAATGTCACAAGAACGAACGGGATCGGGCTTGACCGGGGACGAATGGTCATCACGAGCAGCAATCAAAATCTGGAAGCGACGGCGAAGTGGGTGGACCAATTGTACGATCCGCTCCAATCCGTGCAAAACAACTGGGGAACGTATGGCGATGAGACGCAGCAAAATATTTTTGAATTCGATGAAGCCAAGGGCATGCTGAAGCATCTGCCGCTGGAAGGGGCTGCACCCGTCGAACTTCGGCAAAAAACGAGCATTGCCGGACCGCTGGCGATTCTCGACAGTTATTACGGCAAATATACGACCAAACCGGAAGATGCCGCCTGGCGCATGGAACTTCTGGATCGGGTGATGGTCCCGCATATGAAAGCGGATAACGTATATCCAAGCGTATTTTTCTCGATCGATGAGCTCGACCGCCTGTCCACCATCGAGACCGATCTGTTTGCTTATGTGCTGCGCATGCGCACGGAGTGGTACCAAAACGGAAAAATCGAGCAGGAGTGGGATGCTTATTTGAAGGAACTCGATCGTCTCGGGCTGCAGGAATGGCTGCAAATCAAACAAGCGGGATATGACCGCAATACCCAATAG
- a CDS encoding YjcZ family sporulation protein: protein MSDVGYGNGVGSGNVGGAGAYGGFTSIGAILVLFILLVIISKAFLV, encoded by the coding sequence ATGAGTGATGTTGGGTACGGCAATGGAGTAGGAAGTGGAAATGTAGGAGGAGCAGGTGCATACGGTGGCTTTACCTCCATCGGCGCAATTCTTGTGCTCTTTATTCTGTTGGTTATTATCTCCAAGGCGTTCTTGGTCTAA
- a CDS encoding LacI family DNA-binding transcriptional regulator: MAKEKVTIQDIADALGISRNTASKALNDSGNIPEETRNRVVKKAIELKYKHFAYMESEHVLGKTPGNIALLTENLPNTSHFGSLLISGLEKRISAEGYNLSIHIVREVDQDALTLPNNFDISKVDGIICIELFNLEYTRLITELGIPTIFIDCASDICYPDFHADLLLMENEHSTYQLTKKLIDSGYKSIGFAGDYNHCKSFNERWVGYRRAMLESGLQVDPSHCITDNDRLFFSKPGWMNERVAALESLPSAYVCANDFIAVELIKALKAREVTVPQNIVVCGFDNAPESRIIEPPLTTVHIYSNEMGIKAAEMLLSRIDNPEQPYQVSHIATKPIIRESTPAIMPANSTLVTG; encoded by the coding sequence ATGGCAAAAGAGAAAGTCACAATACAGGACATTGCGGATGCTCTGGGCATCTCCAGAAATACGGCTTCCAAAGCGCTGAATGACAGTGGAAACATTCCGGAAGAGACGCGGAACCGGGTCGTTAAAAAAGCCATTGAGTTAAAATATAAACACTTCGCTTATATGGAAAGCGAGCATGTCCTGGGCAAAACGCCGGGCAATATCGCCCTGTTAACCGAAAACCTGCCCAATACGTCTCATTTTGGATCGTTGTTAATCAGCGGTCTGGAAAAAAGGATCAGTGCCGAGGGGTATAATCTCTCGATCCATATCGTGCGTGAAGTCGACCAAGACGCTCTGACGCTTCCGAACAACTTTGATATTTCAAAGGTGGACGGCATTATTTGCATCGAATTGTTCAACTTGGAATATACCCGTCTCATCACGGAGCTCGGCATCCCCACGATCTTTATCGATTGTGCTTCCGACATCTGTTATCCGGATTTTCATGCCGACCTGCTGTTAATGGAGAATGAACATAGCACCTATCAGTTAACCAAAAAATTAATTGATAGCGGCTACAAAAGCATCGGGTTCGCCGGAGACTATAATCACTGCAAAAGCTTCAATGAACGATGGGTGGGCTATCGACGCGCGATGCTGGAATCGGGGCTGCAGGTCGATCCATCCCACTGCATTACGGATAATGATCGGCTGTTCTTCTCGAAGCCTGGTTGGATGAACGAGCGCGTAGCCGCGCTGGAGTCTTTGCCTTCCGCTTATGTATGCGCGAATGACTTCATTGCGGTCGAACTGATCAAGGCTTTGAAAGCAAGAGAGGTGACGGTTCCGCAGAATATTGTGGTATGCGGGTTCGATAACGCACCCGAATCAAGAATTATTGAACCTCCGTTAACGACAGTGCACATTTACAGCAACGAGATGGGGATCAAAGCGGCCGAGATGCTGTTATCCCGGATTGATAACCCGGAACAACCTTATCAGGTCTCGCATATTGCGACCAAACCGATTATACGGGAGTCGACGCCAGCAATTATGCCGGCCAATTCTACTCTTGTAACGGGTTAA
- a CDS encoding YetF domain-containing protein — protein sequence MQMWMIFWSTIFLACIGTLFLRIAGRKSISQMTIPQIIILLSIGTVLGTQVSGKGMKETILALAVFIGFLILVEWITLRSNVMESILKGKSVSVIREGKLDTNNLHKLRISVDDLEKRLRMAGISRVEDVKSGTIENNGELGYELYPEAAPVTRKDLQRMFEAYFPHPETEPLSGESGLQAKLHVEEKPRQFQ from the coding sequence ATGCAAATGTGGATGATATTCTGGAGCACGATTTTTTTAGCTTGCATCGGCACGCTCTTTTTAAGGATTGCGGGGCGGAAATCCATCTCACAAATGACGATTCCTCAAATCATCATTTTATTGAGCATTGGCACGGTGCTTGGCACTCAAGTAAGCGGGAAGGGGATGAAGGAAACGATTCTGGCACTTGCCGTTTTTATCGGTTTCCTCATCCTTGTTGAATGGATTACTTTACGCTCAAACGTTATGGAATCGATCTTAAAGGGAAAAAGCGTGTCGGTGATCCGCGAAGGTAAGCTTGACACGAACAATTTGCACAAGCTGCGAATTTCTGTTGACGATCTGGAAAAGCGCCTGCGCATGGCAGGCATTTCTCGAGTTGAAGATGTAAAGTCGGGTACCATTGAAAATAACGGAGAGCTTGGCTATGAGCTGTACCCCGAAGCCGCGCCGGTAACGAGAAAGGACTTGCAGCGAATGTTCGAGGCCTATTTTCCTCACCCTGAAACGGAACCCTTATCCGGAGAGAGCGGCCTTCAAGCAAAACTTCATGTTGAGGAGAAACCCCGCCAATTTCAATAA